TCTACTATCTGCATAACAGATTGAGTAAAGATCGAAACATCGAATTGCTTAACGTGCTCTCGGATTCGTTTTTGATTATACCGCTTTTCGTCAAATTGATTGAGGATGCCTTTGAGCGCGGCAGCCGATTGTTCATAAAAGAACTCGCCGGTAATGCCGGGTAAAATCGATTCAAGCGCCCCGCCTTTTCCATAGGCAATTACCGGCCGGCCGGCCGCCATTGCTTCAAGAGGTGTAATGCCCGCATCTTCCTCGCCTGGGAAGATGAAAGCACGTGCCTGGGCGTAGAGCGCGGGTAAGGCTTGATCCGATACACGACCAAGAAATTCAATTGTCGGCGCCGACCGATACTTGGTCTTATACTCACTTAACATACTCCCGTTGCCCGCGACTTTAAGAGGAAGCTTGAGGTCGGCGCAGGCTTCGAGAACCAAATCGACTCTTTTGTATGGCTCAAGACGCGTTAAAATCAAAAAATAATCCTGAATTTTTGCCGATAGTGCGAATTTTTTCAATTCAACAAACGGAAAAATTATTTTTTCAGGCGATCGATCATAATAGCGTCGCATTTGTCGAGCAACATTGGTGGAATTGGCAATGTAGGCATCGGGTTTTTGAGCGGCAAGGTAATCCCAACGCTTGATCCAGCTTAAGACAGGCTGAACGAATGGGCGAATATAAAATGGAATTGGCGCATCCCTCACATACTCATTGCGCACCGACCAGAGGTAGCGAGTTGGAGTGTGTAAAAAGCAAAGGTGAGGAATATTTTTAGAAACATTGACGCCTTTTGCAAAGGCGGAAGAATCCGAAAGGACCAAATCGACATCGGCTGGCAGCTTGATATGTTCAGTTGCCCAAGGCATGAGGGGCAAATGCCATTTATAGTATTGTTTTGAGAACGGCAAATTTTGCAGAATAGAAGAGATGATCTGACGATCGCCGAAGGCGTCTTTCATTTTAAGTGGATCGTAAATGAGAGTATAAATCGGAGCGTCGGGAAACATCTGGGTAAATTGTTCGAGGATGCGTTCTCCGCCACCATACTGCGTCAAAAATTCATGCACCAACACCACTTTAAGCGGACGGGTTTTCACGCCGCTTTCCTTGTGCGTGAACGCAAAAGCGACATCGGAGTGCGCAAAAGAATAATTAGGTCTTGCCAAAAAGACCAGCGCTCAATGTAGCCAATATCAAGCCGTGCCTCATCATCGAAATCCAAATCTGAACGACCGGAAATTTGTGCAAGCCCGGTAATGCCGGGTTTAATAGTAAAGAGCTTTTCTTGCCAAGGCTGATACAGAGCAACTTCACGCGGTTGATGCGGGCGCGGGCCGACCAAGCTCATCGTGCCAAAGAAAACATTAAAGAACTGCGGAAACTCATCAAGGCTGGTTGTGCGTAAAAATTCTCCAATCGGGGTCAAGCGTGGATCATTGGCAACCTTATACACAGCGCCTTTGCGACTGTTTTGTTTTTGGATAAGTTGGCTTTCATATTGAAGCGCCTGTTTGCCGCCATAACTGTCGCCAGTGCAATACTCGATACGCATTGTTCGAAACTTATAGGTTTCAAAATGCTGTTTATCCTGACCAACCCGCGTATTTCGATAAATAATCGGTCCGGGGGAGGTGATTTTGACTGCGAGTGCGGTCAACAACATGATTGGTGAGACAAAAATTAACACGAACAAGGAGCCGATAAAGTCAAAAATGCGCTTCGCAACCCTACCCCACCCTTGAAGTGGTGTGCGTAAGACCTCAATAATTGGGATGCCTGCCATTGTTTGATAACTAAAATTTGTCGTGTGCACGCCAACGATATTAGGCGTGAGGCGAAGATCAATTCTTTTTTGGTTTGTTAATGCTAGCAATTTCAACATCTCTTTATCGTGAATACGTGTCGTCGCGATGATTAGTTCGTCGGGTTGATAGTGGTCAAGGATGCGTTCTGAATCCTCGAATGCGCCGAGGCATTTACCGAGTGGTGTAGTTTGCGAGTGAGTGTGTTCGGCAATCGCAATGTGCCCCAAATAGACGTAACCTAAACGCGTATTGACAGTGATTTCTCGAACGATCTGATAGGCTAAATCATTTGCGCCAATTACAATCACGCGATGCACGCCAACGTTATATTTATAAAGAGCTCTGCGAATCCAGTTTAAGATCGAACGGCCAAAGATTACAAAAAGAAGCGATAAGAGGTAGGCATATAAAAGAATAACTCGCGAGCCGATCCGGGTATCGGTGACAAAAATCGCGGCCGTAAAAAGTAAAGCTCCAAGCGACGTGCCTAAAAAGATGTCCGCAAATTCATCCAGACCCCGCCGTCCGCTCTCGGCCGAATAAAGCCCTTCGAGAGCATAAATTAGAATCCAAATTGGCAAGAGTGTCAAAATGAAAGTTAGATATTCGGGTAAAGATAAAATGTAGATTACTTCATTTTGTGTACGCAAAAAGTAAGCAAACAGAAAAGCGCTCAAAACCATGACGGCATCGAGCGGAATAAGAAGAACACTAAAAAAGAGCTCTGATCGTTTCATGGCACTCTTTATACATTAATGATAGCAGAATTCTCCAGGTTTTCACACAAAAGAACCCGCCTGGGCAGGTTCTTTTATTCACAAAGCCAGCTTTGTTTACTGCTGTTGAATTCTTTTTAACATTGGCAAGCCAGTCCTAGCATTTTCGATGACATCATATCCATCCGGCAAATCCTCGATTGGATCGCCTTTAGCATTTTGAGAATCGCGCGAAAAATAGAAAATTCGTTGTTGGCGCCCACCTCGCAAGGTTACCTCTTTACTGTAGAGGTAATATGTATCACCTGTTTTTTTTGATTGTACCGCGTATGGCATGGAACCCTTCACCTCCTCCCACTCCTTATGAAACTTGTTTTACTATACGTATTCGACTTCGAGTGTCAATCGAGAAGGTGTGGAAAGCTTTGGTTCCGGGAGAAGGATTCGAACCTTCGTACCCACCTCCAAAGGGTGGTGTCCTGCCGTTAGACGACCCCGGATGATTCTTTATTATCCTACCAAAAACCCGTCGGATGACGGGAGTTTGGCGCACACAAGATTCATAAGCCGGGTTCTGTTTCGCCGGTGGCGAAGGCAGTTATCTATCTACGCGTTCGGACTCGTGGACATCCCTGCGAGTCGCAGGTTTGACGACGTTCGAGCCCACCGAACTTGCACCATGCAGGAGTTTTGCGCCAACTCGCCTTTTGACGAATTGTTGGGAGCTCTTACCTCCACTCTTTTCACCCTTACCCAACTATAGGCTGGGCGGTATTGTTTCTGTGCCACTATCCCTGGCCTCACAGCCGCCCCGCTTACACGGGGTGCACTACTCTTTGGTGCCCGGACTTTCCTCACCTATTTGATTAAGAGCAACTGCCACGATCTGTGCGCAATATTATATTAACATAAAAACGTATTTTGCCCAGGTTGACATTAAATTTCCACACCAGGTGGGCCGACATCAGTTTGAGCCTCGACCTCACCGCTTGGATTACCTCCAGCCGGCGCCGCTGTTTTGCCTGGTTCTTTCTTTTTTTCTCCAGCTGGATTCGATGAGGGCGTATTTTCACTTTGAGGCGTATTCTCTTTGGATGCTTCAGAGGTCGTTCCAGCTGGAGTTTTGGGCTGACCAGTCTTAAAAGACTCAACAATTAAAGGAATTAAAAGCATCAGCGCAAGACCTGTTAAAGCGGCTGTGAAAACTTCCTTGGCTTCTTTTACTTTTGCCTCGTCGCCAAATGAGGAAATGTACAGATAACCCGAGTAAATCATCATTAGAAAAGCAAGCAGGAAGAGAATCGGAAGCAAGTTTTGATAAAGTTCAGGTAAATTTTCCTCGATTGATTTTTTGGGATTAAATAATCCATTTGATGAATTGGCGTTTTTCTGGTCTATTACTGCATTGGCTACATCTTCGGCAACTTTTTCAGAAGACGTCTTAGTGGGTGATTTATCAGCGCTTTGATCTTTACTTAAAATATCATCCGTCACATTCTCTGCATTATCAGTTTCTCCATTATTAGCCTCTGTCAGATTTGAAACATTAAAAAAAATTGAGTAGGTTGCGATACTCAAGGACGCGAACGCAATTAACCCAACAAAGACTTGACGGTGCGATAATTTGCCCATTTTACTCCATGCATGAAGGTTATTGAGAAACCTGTCTATTATAGCACGCCCAAAATGTCGCTTAGATATTTTCCCGTAATTGATGCTTTATTTTTTGAGAGCTGTTTTGGTGTGCCTTCAGCCACAATCTGCCCACCCATGGCTCCGCCTCCTGGCCCGAGATCGATCACCCAATCTGCGCATTTAATGACGTCGAGATTATGCTCGATCACCAAAACAGTATTCCCTTTATCGACTAAAGCCTGTAAAACGCGGAGTAAAAGCGCAATGTCTTCAAAATGCAAACCGGTTGTCGGCTCATCGAGAATATACAAAGTTGAACCTGAAGAATGCCGTGCGAGTTCCGTAGCAAGTTTGATTCTTTGCGCTTCGCCGCCAGAAAGAGTAGTGGCTGGCTGACCTAGTATCAAATAGCCTAGGCCAACGGCCGCCAAAACATCGAGTTTGCCAGCGATTGTCGGCTGATCAGCAAAAAAGTCACAAGCAGTCTTAACGGTCATGGTTAACACTTCAGCGATATTCCTGCCCCGGTAAAGCACATCGAGAATTTCCTGCTTAAAACGCGTACCCCGACACGTTTCGCAAACAACATAGACGTCTGGCAAAAAGTGCATCTCGTGGCGGATCGAACCTTCCCCACGGCAAACTTCACACCGTCCACCGCGGACGTTAAAGCTAAAATGGCCGGCGCTTATCCGACGCTTTTGAGCAAGCTCCGTGGAGACAAAAAGGTCGCGGATCGCGCCAAAGACATTTGTATAAGTTGCTGGGTTAGAACGCGGCGTCCGACCAATTGGCGACTGATCGACACTAATCACTTTATTAAGATTCTCAAGGCCTGTGATTTTTTGATGGATGCCTGGCTCGGCTAAGGCGCGGTGATAATGTTTAGCAAGGGCCACCGCCAAAGTGTCTTGTACAAGTGTTGACTTGCCAGATCCCGAAACTCCGGTAACGCATATCAATGCTTTAAGCGGAACTTTCACCGTAATATCCTTGAGATTAAAATTTTTTGCTCCAATAATTTCGAGATACGCGCTCGTTTTGACCTGCCTTTTAGTTGGAATTTTAATCATTTTCTCACCTCGCAAATATTGAGCGGTTAAAGAATTTTTTGACACGAGAAAATCATCAGGCTTACCTTCGGCGACTAACTGCCCACCCTCTTTGCCAGCTCCAGGCCCGATGTCGATTAAATAATCGGCCGCTCGGATAATCTGCTCGTCATGCTCAACAATGATTAAGGTGTTGCCTAGATCTCTTAATTCTTTTAAGATTTGAATTAATAGATTGATGTCTTGAGGATGCAAGCCTATCGAAGGCTCATCGAGCACATAGAGAACGCCTGTTAGCCCCGACCCGAGTTGCGTCGCGAGTCTAATTCGTTGCGCTTCGCCGCCAGCTAGGGTTTCTGCTCCTCGGTCAAGTGTTAGGTAGCCTAAGCCAACTTTTGTTAAATACTGAAGTCGCAAATTCATTTCGCGCAAAATATTTTCAGCCAAGACTTGCTCGGTCTGATTAAGCGTTGGAATTAAATTTTGGAAAAATTTCAAAGTCTCGCTGATTGTTAGCTGGGCGACTTGGTTGATCGTTAAACCACCAACCCGCACGCATAGTGCCTCATTTTTTAGACGTTGTCCTTTGCAAGTCGGGCAAAGCCGTTTGACCATATATTTCTCAATTTCAGTTCGAACGTAGGCTGAATCGGTATTCATATAACGTTCGTTAATAATTTGTATTATGCCCGGGAAATCTTGCCCGTCGCCAAACAATAATGTTTGTCGTTGCAGAACCGTTAAATTGCCAACTGGGGCATTGACTGGAATATGAGTAGTGATTTTAATCTGTTTAAGCACCTTCTCAATGCCCTGTCCGTTATTACTCAAACGCACCCATGGGCGAATCGCTCCCTCTTCTAAAGTTAGACGTGGATTTGGCAAAATGCGCTCAAGATCAAGCTCGGATCGTTGCCCGAGTCCGCGACACTCATGGCATGCCCCTTGAGGGTTATTGAATGAAAATAAACCAAGCGTTAATTCAGGAAAATTTTTCTGGCAATTTAGACAGTTCAAACCTGGTTTGTTTGACTCTGGCAAGATAATTTTTTTTAACTCTGCAAGGCAGGTCGGACAATTAGCCTTGCCAAGGCGCGTAAAAAGCAAGCGCAAGTAGTCGTAAATTTCACTCATTGTTCCAACTGTCGAGCGCGGCGAACGGGTAGTGTTTTTTTGATCAATTGCAATCGCTGGAACGAGTCCGCTAATCAAGTCAACGTCGGGTTTTTCCAACGTGCCAAAAAGATGCTTGGCATAAGACGAAAGCGACTCGACATAGCGCCGCTGACCCTCAGCGTAGATTGTGTCAAATGCGAGAGAAGATTTACCCGACCCGGAGAGACCGGTGATGACGGTAATCTTGTTACGTGGTATACGAACGTGAATATTTTGCAGATTATGGACTCTCGCCCCTTGGACGACAATTGAATCATTGGGAGTTGGGTTTTGGGGGTTAATCATAAGATCGTACTCGCGGAATTGTCGGGTGAGAGTGTAGCGAATCCATTCCCCTCTTGCAACCGTTTACTCCCTTCTGTATTCTAATAATTATCTTATCAGCGGCGACATTGAGGGGAAGGAGAATCGATGTTTGATGGCGCAACGCAGGATAGTGCGGTTGGAGGC
The DNA window shown above is from Candidatus Berkelbacteria bacterium and carries:
- a CDS encoding glycosyltransferase, producing MKTRPLKVVLVHEFLTQYGGGERILEQFTQMFPDAPIYTLIYDPLKMKDAFGDRQIISSILQNLPFSKQYYKWHLPLMPWATEHIKLPADVDLVLSDSSAFAKGVNVSKNIPHLCFLHTPTRYLWSVRNEYVRDAPIPFYIRPFVQPVLSWIKRWDYLAAQKPDAYIANSTNVARQMRRYYDRSPEKIIFPFVELKKFALSAKIQDYFLILTRLEPYKRVDLVLEACADLKLPLKVAGNGSMLSEYKTKYRSAPTIEFLGRVSDQALPALYAQARAFIFPGEEDAGITPLEAMAAGRPVIAYGKGGALESILPGITGEFFYEQSAAALKGILNQFDEKRYNQKRIREHVKQFDVSIFTQSVMQIVENLISQQRSKNGS
- a CDS encoding sugar transferase, whose product is MKRSELFFSVLLIPLDAVMVLSAFLFAYFLRTQNEVIYILSLPEYLTFILTLLPIWILIYALEGLYSAESGRRGLDEFADIFLGTSLGALLFTAAIFVTDTRIGSRVILLYAYLLSLLFVIFGRSILNWIRRALYKYNVGVHRVIVIGANDLAYQIVREITVNTRLGYVYLGHIAIAEHTHSQTTPLGKCLGAFEDSERILDHYQPDELIIATTRIHDKEMLKLLALTNQKRIDLRLTPNIVGVHTTNFSYQTMAGIPIIEVLRTPLQGWGRVAKRIFDFIGSLFVLIFVSPIMLLTALAVKITSPGPIIYRNTRVGQDKQHFETYKFRTMRIEYCTGDSYGGKQALQYESQLIQKQNSRKGAVYKVANDPRLTPIGEFLRTTSLDEFPQFFNVFFGTMSLVGPRPHQPREVALYQPWQEKLFTIKPGITGLAQISGRSDLDFDDEARLDIGYIERWSFWQDLIILLRTPMSLLRSRTRKAA
- the uvrA gene encoding excinuclease ABC subunit UvrA, which gives rise to MINPQNPTPNDSIVVQGARVHNLQNIHVRIPRNKITVITGLSGSGKSSLAFDTIYAEGQRRYVESLSSYAKHLFGTLEKPDVDLISGLVPAIAIDQKNTTRSPRSTVGTMSEIYDYLRLLFTRLGKANCPTCLAELKKIILPESNKPGLNCLNCQKNFPELTLGLFSFNNPQGACHECRGLGQRSELDLERILPNPRLTLEEGAIRPWVRLSNNGQGIEKVLKQIKITTHIPVNAPVGNLTVLQRQTLLFGDGQDFPGIIQIINERYMNTDSAYVRTEIEKYMVKRLCPTCKGQRLKNEALCVRVGGLTINQVAQLTISETLKFFQNLIPTLNQTEQVLAENILREMNLRLQYLTKVGLGYLTLDRGAETLAGGEAQRIRLATQLGSGLTGVLYVLDEPSIGLHPQDINLLIQILKELRDLGNTLIIVEHDEQIIRAADYLIDIGPGAGKEGGQLVAEGKPDDFLVSKNSLTAQYLRGEKMIKIPTKRQVKTSAYLEIIGAKNFNLKDITVKVPLKALICVTGVSGSGKSTLVQDTLAVALAKHYHRALAEPGIHQKITGLENLNKVISVDQSPIGRTPRSNPATYTNVFGAIRDLFVSTELAQKRRISAGHFSFNVRGGRCEVCRGEGSIRHEMHFLPDVYVVCETCRGTRFKQEILDVLYRGRNIAEVLTMTVKTACDFFADQPTIAGKLDVLAAVGLGYLILGQPATTLSGGEAQRIKLATELARHSSGSTLYILDEPTTGLHFEDIALLLRVLQALVDKGNTVLVIEHNLDVIKCADWVIDLGPGGGAMGGQIVAEGTPKQLSKNKASITGKYLSDILGVL